In Cytobacillus oceanisediminis, the following proteins share a genomic window:
- a CDS encoding DUF819 domain-containing protein: MEQTLIKADDYVTLWGIIVVWASASIYLEQRYSWAAKISGAIVALIGAIILSNTGIIPTASPVYDAVWTFIIPLAIPLLLFHVKIKRIWQESGRLLIIFLISSIGTVAGVIISFFLLKDHIPVLDKLGAMLSASYIGGGVNFAAMAAKFETPGEMVSAAVVADNLMMAIYFVVLMMVPAIGFFRRRFKTPHVDQVESGSIGEEGKTLAESFWKRKDISLKDIALSVGTAFLLVIVSFKIAEFLDAAIPSGDGVSFFINLVNGLFGDKYLMLTTLTFLALAMFPKYFDSINGSQEIGTFLIYLFFVVIGIPASIPLIIENAPLLLVFVFIIVVVNLAVSLTAGKLLKYDLEEILLASNANVGGPTTAAAMAIAKGWKDLIGPILVVGTLGYIIGNYVGTALGLWFSGFM; encoded by the coding sequence TTGGAGCAGACACTTATTAAAGCTGATGATTATGTAACACTATGGGGAATTATTGTGGTTTGGGCCTCGGCAAGCATCTATCTGGAGCAGCGATACAGCTGGGCAGCAAAAATTTCAGGGGCGATTGTTGCCCTGATTGGCGCCATTATTCTATCCAATACCGGCATTATTCCGACAGCATCGCCTGTATACGATGCAGTCTGGACTTTTATCATTCCGCTTGCGATCCCATTGCTTCTTTTTCATGTGAAGATTAAAAGAATCTGGCAGGAAAGCGGCCGGCTGCTGATTATCTTTCTCATCAGCTCCATTGGGACAGTGGCAGGGGTGATCATCAGCTTCTTCTTGCTGAAAGATCATATACCTGTCCTTGATAAACTGGGCGCGATGCTCAGCGCGTCCTATATTGGCGGCGGAGTAAACTTCGCTGCAATGGCGGCAAAATTCGAGACGCCTGGAGAAATGGTTTCCGCCGCAGTTGTCGCCGATAATTTAATGATGGCGATTTATTTCGTCGTTTTGATGATGGTACCAGCCATTGGTTTTTTCCGGCGCCGGTTTAAAACGCCGCATGTAGACCAGGTGGAAAGCGGTAGTATAGGAGAAGAGGGGAAGACACTTGCGGAAAGCTTTTGGAAGAGAAAGGACATTTCCTTAAAGGATATCGCGTTATCCGTCGGAACAGCCTTTTTGCTGGTGATTGTTTCTTTTAAAATCGCTGAATTCCTGGACGCAGCCATTCCTTCCGGGGACGGCGTTTCTTTCTTTATCAATCTCGTAAATGGGCTGTTTGGAGACAAATATCTGATGCTGACCACTCTGACGTTCCTTGCTCTGGCCATGTTTCCCAAATACTTCGATTCGATTAACGGAAGCCAGGAAATCGGCACATTCCTGATATACCTGTTCTTTGTCGTGATCGGCATTCCGGCATCGATCCCGCTGATTATTGAAAATGCCCCGCTGCTGCTGGTATTTGTGTTCATCATCGTTGTGGTGAATTTGGCCGTATCCTTAACAGCAGGCAAACTATTAAAATATGACCTCGAAGAAATCCTTTTGGCCAGCAATGCCAATGTCGGCGGACCGACCACCGCTGCCG